One window from the genome of Anolis sagrei isolate rAnoSag1 chromosome 4, rAnoSag1.mat, whole genome shotgun sequence encodes:
- the LOC132772964 gene encoding antileukoproteinase-like: protein MHTFQKGTMQSRLVLLALLVFWAGCSSASDGHGSKKVKPGVCPKRAPPGHTNPCKNPPCKTDACCPGKMKCCQISCGKTCLMPMSGVMERLAPKPTAARPTRKPLVTVTASAAGSPTTSKAPKLEMEVAVPTGVPPAASLDSNPAMVAMPED from the exons ATGCATACTTTCCAAAAGGGCACCATGCAGTCCAGACTtgtcctcctcgccctcctcgtCTTCTGGGCCGGTTGTTCTTCTGCTTCCGATGGGCATGGAAGCAAAAAAG TGAAACCAGGTGTGTGTCCAAAAAGAGCTCCTCCAGGACACACCAATCCTTGCAAAAATCCTCCATGTAAAACTGATGCTTGTTGTCCTGGCAAGATGAAGTGCTGTCAAATTTCATGTGGGAAGACCTGTTTGATGCCCATGTCTG GGGTTATGGAGAGATTGGCGCCCAAACCAACGGCTGCCAGGCCAACAAGGAAGCCTCTTGTAACGGTGACAGCGTCGGCAGCTGGGTCTCCCACAACAAGCAAGGCTCCCAAACTGGAGATGGAGGTGGCAGTGCCGACAGGGGTGCCTCCTGCAGCAAGCCTGGATAGCAACCCGGCAATGGTGGCCATGCCTGAAG ACTGA